One window from the genome of Osmerus eperlanus chromosome 1, fOsmEpe2.1, whole genome shotgun sequence encodes:
- the sys1 gene encoding protein SYS1 homolog, with amino-acid sequence MASHFRSYIWDPILIVSQIVLMQCIYYSFLGLWLAGVDSLVQTNRSLDQIFSYEVLGFATMQGRLSMMAFILNSLTCALGLWFFIRRGKQCLDFTVTVHFFHMIGCWIYNAHLPAALSWWLVNVACMALMAVIGEYLCMRTELRAIPVNSGPKSNL; translated from the exons ATGGCCAGTCATTTCCGCAGCTACATCTGGGACCCAATCCTCATTGTGTCACAGATAGTACTGATGCAGTGCATCTACTACAGTTTCCTGGGTTTGTGGTTGGCTGGAGTGGACAGTCTTGTGCAAACCAATAGGTCATTGGACCAGATCTTCAGCTATGAG GTGCTTGGGTTTGCAACAATGCAAGGCAGGCTGTCAATGATGGCATTCATCTTGAACTCACTTACCTG TGCCCTTGGTCTGTGGTTTTTCATCCGTCGAGGAAAGCAGTGTCTTGATTTCACTGTCACTGTCCACTTCTTTCATATGATTGGCTGTTGGATATATAACGCACATCTCCCAGCAGCCCTTTCCTGGTGGCTTGTCAATGTAGCCTGCATGGCTTTGATGGCGGTGATTGGAGAGTACCTGTGCATGCGGACTGAGCTCAGGGCTATTCCTGTCAACAGTGGACCCAAGTCGAATCTTTGA
- the LOC134025257 gene encoding neuritin-like isoform X1 — MDRNLLHYKTLVSVWREIPSAGFDMGYGIYVGEESRIMCIYCMFLYLAVTGVSADVKCENIYRDFSNCVLELGESMDNYQENVTSERGVEAVCSHWEAFHTCALTALSGCQEEVGSIWETLREDSRKISFQGSLFDLCSPSSAPSLHSPLPNLSLLLLGMLILNGPTWSYK, encoded by the exons ATGGACAGGAATTTActtcactacaaaacactcgTCTCCGT ATGGCGCGAGATACCCTCCGCAGGGTTTGATATGGGATATGGAATTTATGTCGGTGAAGAGTCAAGGATTATGTGTATTTATTGCA tGTTCCTGTACCTGGCAGTGACAGGAGTCTCGGCTGATGTAAAGTGTGAGAATATCTACAGGGACTTCTCAAACTGTGTCTTGGAGCTTGGGGAGAGCATGGATAACTACCAGGAGAATGTAACCAGCGAGAGAGGAGTTGAGGCTGTGTGCAG CCACTGGGAAGCATTCCACACATGTGCCCTCACAGCGCTGTCTGGTTGTCAGGAGGAGGTGGGTTCCATCTGGGAGACCCTGAGGGAGGACTCCAGGAAGATCAGCTTCCAGGGAAGCCTCTTTGACCTTTGCAGCCCCAGTTCTGCTCCCAGTCTGCACTCACCTCTACCCAACCTATCCCTGCTGCTGTTGGGTATGTTGATTCTGAATGGGCCCACTTGGTCCTACAAATAG
- the LOC134025257 gene encoding neuritin-like isoform X2, with product MEFMSVKSQGLCVFIAVVFLYLAVTGVSADVKCENIYRDFSNCVLELGESMDNYQENVTSERGVEAVCSHWEAFHTCALTALSGCQEEVGSIWETLREDSRKISFQGSLFDLCSPSSAPSLHSPLPNLSLLLLGMLILNGPTWSYK from the exons ATGGAATTTATGTCGGTGAAGAGTCAAGGATTATGTGTATTTATTGCAGTAG tGTTCCTGTACCTGGCAGTGACAGGAGTCTCGGCTGATGTAAAGTGTGAGAATATCTACAGGGACTTCTCAAACTGTGTCTTGGAGCTTGGGGAGAGCATGGATAACTACCAGGAGAATGTAACCAGCGAGAGAGGAGTTGAGGCTGTGTGCAG CCACTGGGAAGCATTCCACACATGTGCCCTCACAGCGCTGTCTGGTTGTCAGGAGGAGGTGGGTTCCATCTGGGAGACCCTGAGGGAGGACTCCAGGAAGATCAGCTTCCAGGGAAGCCTCTTTGACCTTTGCAGCCCCAGTTCTGCTCCCAGTCTGCACTCACCTCTACCCAACCTATCCCTGCTGCTGTTGGGTATGTTGATTCTGAATGGGCCCACTTGGTCCTACAAATAG